One genomic window of uncultured Erythrobacter sp. includes the following:
- a CDS encoding serine hydrolase — MAIHTLEQPDLSRRSLFRGGGYLAAGAALATLPFGRQLLAHDVSESWPNVAAMAQKYVSERKVANMFLTFGWNQEDHAHTVGGGNLSLAGSTTVDENSLYRIYSMTKPITGMAIMMLIDDGLLTLDQPLSDVLPKFKDTQVLVDPEGSLDDTVAPVREITIRHLLTHTAGLGYLITSKGPQLEAYREKGLVGGRVSRMPIPGIPPVTPAPGLEVWADRLAEVPLTVQPGTKWIYSASIDLLGRIIEVASDMEFEAFLQKRMFEPLGMTSTWMTVPDSEMARLTDNYGIVAGTAFPIDPGSNSIFLDAPGVPSGGGGLVSSPKDYDRFLRMLLGYGMLDGTRVMSEEAVRVGTSNLIPDTVDMTGSWMEGQGHGAGGRSLNGTFGWGGAAGTLGAVDFNLGLRSALWTQYMPTEAYPVRDEFLAALETDLASMRAKQAA, encoded by the coding sequence ATGGCCATTCACACCCTTGAACAACCCGACCTGTCGCGTCGCTCGCTGTTTCGCGGGGGTGGTTATCTGGCCGCTGGTGCCGCGCTGGCGACGCTGCCATTCGGTCGGCAACTGCTCGCGCACGATGTCAGCGAGAGCTGGCCCAATGTCGCGGCGATGGCGCAGAAATATGTAAGCGAGCGCAAGGTCGCCAACATGTTCCTCACCTTCGGCTGGAATCAGGAAGATCACGCGCACACAGTCGGCGGGGGCAACCTGTCTCTGGCAGGCAGCACTACGGTTGACGAGAACTCGCTCTATCGCATCTATTCGATGACCAAGCCGATTACCGGCATGGCGATCATGATGCTGATCGACGATGGTTTGCTGACGCTCGACCAGCCTCTTTCCGACGTGCTGCCCAAATTCAAGGACACGCAGGTTCTGGTCGATCCGGAGGGATCGCTGGATGACACTGTCGCTCCGGTCCGTGAAATCACAATCCGCCATTTGCTGACGCACACTGCCGGGCTCGGCTATCTGATCACCAGCAAAGGGCCGCAGCTCGAAGCCTATCGTGAGAAGGGTCTGGTTGGCGGACGCGTGAGCCGCATGCCCATTCCGGGCATTCCGCCTGTGACACCGGCACCGGGTCTTGAGGTTTGGGCTGACCGGCTCGCAGAGGTGCCGCTTACGGTGCAGCCGGGGACCAAGTGGATCTATTCAGCCAGTATCGATCTGCTCGGCCGGATTATCGAAGTCGCATCCGACATGGAGTTCGAGGCGTTCCTGCAAAAGCGCATGTTTGAACCGCTCGGCATGACCAGCACCTGGATGACCGTGCCGGACAGTGAGATGGCCCGGCTGACCGACAATTATGGCATTGTCGCCGGAACCGCATTCCCCATCGATCCCGGTTCCAATTCGATCTTTCTCGATGCGCCGGGCGTGCCTTCCGGTGGCGGCGGGTTGGTATCCAGTCCCAAGGATTACGACCGCTTCCTGCGCATGCTGCTTGGTTATGGGATGCTCGATGGCACCCGCGTGATGAGCGAAGAAGCGGTGCGTGTCGGCACATCCAATCTGATCCCCGATACGGTCGATATGACCGGTTCGTGGATGGAAGGTCAGGGCCACGGCGCTGGCGGTCGTTCGCTCAACGGTACGTTCGGTTGGGGCGGAGCGGCTGGAACACTGGGCGCGGTCGATTTCAATCTGGGCCTGCGCTCTGCATTGTGGACGCAATATATGCCGACTGAGGCCTATCCCGTACGCGATGAATTCCTCGCGGCGCTGGAGACTGACCTCGCATCAATGCGCGCCAAGCAAGCCGCTTGA
- a CDS encoding A/G-specific adenine glycosylase, with translation MVSITSPLLKWYDAHARELPWRNPPKKSKPSDPAWPYRVWLSEVMLQQTTVEAVKPYFLKFTERWPSVDDLAAASDDEVMAAWAGLGYYSRARNLVKCAREVVALGGFPKGEVQLRELPGLGAYTAAAISAIAFGRRAVVVDANVERVVSRLFNITEPLPKSRKAIREATETITPGARAGDFAQAMMDLGSSICTSKSPRCLLCPIREVCEGQKAGEPERLPVKPAKKAKPERRGTAFWIERDKHVWLVTRRGTGMLGGMRGLPDDGWTAREDGSDKLPLPGDWEELGAVRHTFTHAHLTLSLKRMSAEAEPDGEGVWWPIDQIENAGLPTLFAKAARLALAAD, from the coding sequence ATGGTGTCCATCACCAGCCCCCTGCTGAAGTGGTATGATGCCCATGCGCGCGAACTGCCTTGGCGCAACCCGCCGAAGAAATCCAAGCCGTCTGATCCCGCATGGCCCTATCGCGTCTGGCTGTCCGAAGTCATGTTGCAGCAGACCACTGTCGAGGCTGTGAAGCCCTACTTTCTGAAATTCACCGAGCGATGGCCAAGCGTCGACGATCTCGCGGCGGCGAGCGATGACGAGGTAATGGCTGCGTGGGCAGGGCTCGGCTACTACTCGCGCGCTCGCAATCTGGTGAAGTGCGCCCGCGAAGTTGTGGCGCTTGGCGGCTTTCCAAAAGGTGAGGTCCAGCTGCGTGAGCTACCGGGGCTGGGTGCTTACACGGCTGCGGCGATCTCTGCGATTGCGTTCGGCAGGCGCGCAGTCGTGGTCGATGCCAACGTTGAGCGGGTTGTTTCGCGTCTGTTCAACATCACCGAGCCGCTGCCGAAATCGCGCAAGGCTATTCGGGAGGCGACCGAGACGATCACTCCCGGAGCGCGGGCGGGCGATTTTGCGCAAGCGATGATGGATCTGGGATCGAGTATCTGCACCAGCAAATCGCCGCGCTGTCTGCTGTGTCCGATCCGTGAAGTCTGTGAAGGTCAAAAGGCTGGCGAACCCGAGCGGCTGCCGGTCAAGCCTGCGAAGAAGGCCAAACCGGAACGGCGCGGCACGGCCTTCTGGATAGAACGGGACAAGCATGTTTGGCTTGTCACTCGACGAGGCACGGGGATGCTCGGCGGGATGCGCGGACTACCGGATGACGGGTGGACAGCGCGTGAGGACGGCTCAGACAAGCTACCATTGCCGGGTGATTGGGAGGAACTAGGAGCCGTGCGGCACACGTTCACGCATGCGCATCTTACGCTGAGCTTGAAACGCATGAGCGCTGAGGCCGAACCGGATGGCGAAGGCGTTTGGTGGCCTATCGATCAGATCGAGAATGCTGGTCTTCCGACACTTTTTGCCAAAGCTGCGCGCTTGGCTTTGGCTGCGGATTAA
- a CDS encoding DUF721 domain-containing protein: MAAHAMGSDKTKGGKKPFKRYERPRGRGAKPIGELMPEIGRAAFRRFGFVQSSVVTRWPEIVGPQHAKVCSPEAIRFPPGEKSEGILQLVVKPAHAPLIQQVTPEIMERVNRFFGYKAVSRVKIRQGEVKPTHADKPVKAPPSLKPIPMELGDSLRDIGDPELRTVLESLARSFDDADSKKDDTTK; this comes from the coding sequence ATGGCTGCGCACGCAATGGGAAGCGACAAGACCAAAGGCGGCAAAAAGCCCTTCAAGAGATACGAGCGCCCGCGTGGTCGCGGTGCGAAACCGATTGGCGAATTGATGCCAGAAATCGGTCGCGCCGCCTTTCGCCGCTTTGGCTTTGTGCAAAGCTCGGTCGTCACCCGCTGGCCTGAAATTGTCGGCCCTCAGCATGCGAAGGTTTGCAGTCCCGAGGCGATCCGTTTCCCGCCCGGTGAGAAATCCGAAGGTATCCTGCAACTGGTCGTAAAACCGGCCCACGCGCCGCTGATCCAGCAGGTCACCCCGGAGATTATGGAGCGGGTCAATCGCTTCTTCGGCTACAAGGCAGTGTCGCGGGTCAAAATTCGGCAAGGCGAGGTTAAGCCGACGCATGCTGATAAGCCCGTGAAAGCTCCGCCTTCGCTCAAACCGATCCCAATGGAATTGGGAGACAGCTTGCGCGATATCGGCGATCCGGAGCTGCGCACGGTGCTGGAATCGCTGGCGCGCAGTTTTGATGATGCTGATTCCAAAAAGGACGACACGACCAAGTGA